A single window of Toxotes jaculatrix isolate fToxJac2 chromosome 4, fToxJac2.pri, whole genome shotgun sequence DNA harbors:
- the ldb1b gene encoding LIM domain-binding protein 1b isoform X3, whose amino-acid sequence MLDRDVGPTPMYPPTYLEPGIGRHTPYGNQTDYRIFELNKRLQNWTEECDNLWWDAFTTEFFEDDAMLTITFCLEDGPKRYTIGRTLIPRYFRSIFEGGATELYYVLKHPKESFHNNFVSLDCDQCTMVTQNGKPMFTQVCVEGRLYLEFMFDDMMRIKTWHFSIRQHRELIPRSILAMHAQDPQMLDQLSKNITRCGLSNSTLNYLRLCVILEPMQELMSRHKTYSLSPRDCLKTCLFQKWQRMVAPPAEPSRQAPNKRRKRKMSGGSTISGGGGTNNNNNNKKKSPGSGFPLSSQVPDVMVVGEPTLMGGEFGDEDERLITRLENTQFDAANGIDDEDSFNNSPALGSNSPWNNKAPSSQESKSDNPTSQASQ is encoded by the exons TCCCACCCCAATGTATCCTCCCACATACCTGGAGCCAGGAATAGG GAGGCACACACCATATGGCAACCAGACAGACTACAGAATATTTGAACTTAACAAACGGCTACAGAACTGGACAGAG GAGTGCGATAACCTGTGGTGGGATGCATTTACTACAGAGTTCTTTGAAGATGATGCCATGTTGACCATTACTTTCTGTCTGGAGGATGGACCCAAACGTTACA CAATTGGCCGGACGTTGATTCCACGGTACTTCAGGAGTATATTTGAGGGCGGTGCCACTGAACTCTACTATGTGCTGAAACACCCCAAGGAGTCCTTCCACAATAACTTTGTCTCCCTCGACTGTGATCAGTGCACCATGGTCACTCAGAATGGAAAGCCCATgttcacacag gtgtgtgtagaGGGGCGCTTGTACCTGGAGTTCATGTTTGATGACATGATGAGGATAAAGACGTGGCACTTCAGCATCAGACAACACCGTGAACTCATCCCCCGCAGTATACTGGCCATGCAT GCCCAGGACCCACAGATGCTGGACCAGCTGTCCAAAAATATAACAAGATGTGGCCTGTCGAACTCCACCCTTAACTACCTCCGA ctgtgtgtgattCTTGAGCCCATGCAGGAGCTGATGTCCAGACACAAGACATACAGCCTCAGCCCCAGAGACTGCCTCAAGACCTGCCTCTTCCAGAAATGGCAGAGGATGGTGGCACCACCAG CTGAGCCATCAAGACAGGCCCCTAACAAACGGCGGAAGCGCAAGATGTCAGGTGGCAGCACCATCAGCGGAGGTGGAGGaactaataataacaacaacaacaaaaagaagagCCCTGGCAGCGGCTTCCCTCTGTCCAGCCAAGTTCCA GATGTGATGGTGGTGGGAGAGCCCACTCTGATGGGAGGGGAGTTCGGTGACGAGGACGAGCGTCTGATCACACGGCTGGAGAACACACAGTTCGACGCGGCCAACGGCATCGACGACGAGGACAGCTTCAACAACTCTCCGGCGCTGGGCTCCAACTCACCCTGGAACAACAAGGCCCCCTCCAGCCAGGAGAGCAAGAGCGACAACCCCACCTCACAGGCATCGCAGTAG